Proteins from a genomic interval of Undibacterium parvum:
- the cspE gene encoding transcription antiterminator/RNA stability regulator CspE: MATGTVKWFNDSKGFGFITPDDGGEDLFAHFSAIQMNGFKTLKEGQKVQFEVTQGPKGKQASNIQNP; encoded by the coding sequence ATGGCAACAGGTACCGTAAAGTGGTTCAATGACTCCAAAGGCTTCGGCTTTATTACTCCGGATGACGGCGGCGAAGATTTATTCGCACATTTTTCCGCAATCCAGATGAACGGCTTTAAGACGCTCAAAGAAGGTCAAAAAGTTCAGTTCGAAGTAACGCAAGGCCCTAAAGGCAAGCAAGCTTCTAACATCCAAAATCCTTAA
- a CDS encoding cache domain-containing protein, with amino-acid sequence MKLRSKIILFAITPLLLSFTGIAIAVFYQATLLAQQQRDTIEQAYLASKEAELMHYVSMGSASIAHLYNAKQQNAALQVEAKKILATLAFGDDGYFYVYDLQGKNLMHPRRPDLVEKNLWDMVDPNGNFTIQELIGRAHAGGGAIRYLWEKPSTKKVVPKLGYVIKLERWGWVLGTGIYLDDVDTALNLIDVQVASNIHRTMFWIAGITIASAILIALSGLALNISESRLAEAKLKVLAQSVVRSQEDERARLSRDLHDGLSQLLVSIKLQIESGLAKLGAKISTPDPAHLAFTRATLQINDALGEVRRISHDLRPALLDDLGLVAAFKHLAQEFESISKIAMQFESLGDFTFLSEASNTALYRVAQEALTNIHKHAKNASLVRISLSCDQRQATLSITDNGGGFDLASIIKHPKRGIGLSNMRERLAAINGQLVVQSSADGTQVNANIYFKEVL; translated from the coding sequence ATGAAATTACGCTCTAAAATTATCCTGTTTGCGATTACGCCCCTGCTACTGTCTTTCACAGGCATTGCAATCGCGGTATTTTATCAAGCAACACTTCTGGCGCAGCAGCAGCGCGACACGATAGAGCAGGCTTATCTAGCAAGTAAAGAAGCCGAATTAATGCATTATGTTTCCATGGGTAGCGCCTCTATCGCCCATTTATACAATGCAAAGCAACAAAATGCAGCACTACAAGTGGAGGCAAAAAAAATCCTCGCTACCCTCGCCTTTGGTGATGATGGCTACTTTTACGTCTATGATTTGCAGGGAAAAAACCTGATGCACCCGCGTCGACCCGATCTGGTTGAAAAAAACCTATGGGACATGGTCGACCCTAACGGCAACTTCACGATACAGGAATTAATCGGCAGGGCCCACGCTGGCGGCGGTGCGATCCGCTATTTATGGGAAAAACCATCGACAAAGAAAGTCGTCCCCAAATTAGGCTACGTGATTAAACTAGAACGCTGGGGTTGGGTGCTGGGTACCGGTATTTATTTAGACGATGTAGATACAGCGTTAAATCTAATAGACGTGCAAGTTGCCAGCAACATCCACCGCACTATGTTCTGGATAGCCGGCATCACCATCGCCAGCGCGATCTTGATTGCACTGTCCGGCCTAGCCTTGAACATCAGCGAATCTAGACTAGCGGAAGCCAAGCTAAAAGTGCTGGCACAGAGTGTAGTGCGCTCGCAAGAAGATGAACGAGCCCGTTTATCGAGAGACTTACACGATGGATTGAGCCAGTTACTGGTCTCGATAAAACTACAGATAGAGTCTGGCTTAGCCAAATTAGGAGCAAAAATATCGACTCCCGATCCGGCGCACCTGGCATTTACTCGTGCCACGCTGCAAATTAACGATGCGCTCGGCGAAGTACGCAGAATCTCGCACGACTTGCGCCCTGCCTTATTAGACGATCTTGGCTTGGTGGCTGCGTTTAAGCATCTCGCCCAAGAATTTGAAAGCATCAGCAAAATTGCCATGCAATTTGAATCGCTTGGTGATTTCACTTTTTTGAGTGAAGCGAGCAATACGGCACTGTATAGGGTGGCACAAGAAGCACTGACGAATATTCACAAGCACGCCAAAAATGCCAGTCTGGTAAGGATCAGCTTAAGCTGCGATCAACGCCAAGCGACGCTCAGCATCACCGACAACGGCGGCGGCTTCGATCTTGCCAGTATCATCAAACATCCTAAGCGCGGCATAGGTTTAAGCAATATGCGCGAGCGTTTAGCCGCAATCAACGGCCAACTCGTAGTACAGTCTAGCGCTGACGGCACTCAGGTCAACGCAAACATTTATTTCAAAGAAGTCTTATGA
- the clpA gene encoding ATP-dependent Clp protease ATP-binding subunit ClpA: MIAQELEVSLHMAFVEARQARYEFITVEHLLLALLDNPSAAEVMRACAVNIEDLRKLLGNFISDNTPTVQGTGEVDTQPTLGFQRVIQRAIMHVQSASNGKKEVTGANVLVAIFGEKDSHAVYYLHQQGVTRLDVVNFISHGVRKDNLNEPQKSVDGVDDAQAETQAKESPLDQFTQNLNKAAAEGRIDPLIGRDSEVERVIQILCRRRKNNPLLVGEAGVGKTAIAEGLAWRITQNAVPDILQESIVYSLDMGALLAGTKYRGDFELRLKGVLKQLKDTPNGILFIDEIHTIIGAGSASGGTLDASNLLKPALSNGQLKCIGATTYTEYRGVFEKDHALARRFQKIDVNEPTIEQTVQILRGLKSKFEEHHNVKYTASALTTAAELSARFINDRHLPDKAIDVIDEAGAAQRILPKSKQKKTIGKADIEDIIAKIARIPPQTVNQDDRSKLQTIDRDLKNVVFGQEPAIEALASSIKMARAGLGKTDKPIGSFLFSGPTGVGKTEVAKQLAFTLGIELIRFDMSEYMERHAVSRLIGAPPGYVGFDQGGLLTEAINKKPHAVLLLDEIEKAHPDVFNILLQVMDHGTLTDNNGRKADFRNVIIIMTTNAGAESLQKRSIGFNSNKEAGDEMIDIKRMFTPEFRNRLDAIISFRALDEEIILRVVDKFLMQLEEQLHEKKVEATFTDNLRKFLGKKGFDPLMGARPMARLIQDMIRKALADELLFGKLVSGGRVVVDLDEKDQVKLEFSEGDAVPPEASQEVVEVE, from the coding sequence ATGATTGCGCAAGAATTAGAAGTGAGTCTGCATATGGCCTTTGTTGAGGCCAGGCAGGCACGGTATGAATTTATCACGGTTGAGCATTTATTACTGGCTCTACTGGATAATCCTTCTGCCGCTGAAGTCATGCGCGCTTGCGCGGTGAATATTGAAGATCTGCGCAAATTGCTGGGTAATTTTATTAGCGATAACACGCCGACGGTGCAAGGTACTGGCGAGGTTGATACCCAGCCAACCTTGGGCTTCCAGCGTGTCATTCAGCGCGCCATCATGCACGTGCAGTCGGCCTCAAACGGTAAAAAAGAAGTGACAGGCGCCAACGTGCTGGTCGCCATCTTTGGCGAAAAAGACTCGCATGCGGTGTATTACTTGCATCAGCAAGGCGTGACGCGCCTGGATGTGGTGAACTTCATCTCGCACGGCGTGCGCAAAGATAATTTGAACGAGCCGCAAAAATCGGTCGATGGTGTCGATGACGCGCAAGCTGAAACGCAGGCCAAAGAAAGCCCGCTCGATCAATTTACGCAAAACTTAAATAAAGCGGCGGCCGAAGGGCGTATCGATCCATTAATTGGTCGCGACAGCGAAGTTGAGCGCGTGATACAGATACTGTGCCGGCGCCGTAAAAATAATCCTTTGCTGGTCGGCGAGGCTGGCGTTGGTAAGACTGCCATTGCCGAAGGCTTGGCGTGGAGAATTACGCAAAATGCAGTGCCCGATATTTTGCAAGAATCGATCGTGTATTCTCTCGACATGGGTGCCTTGTTAGCTGGCACCAAATATCGCGGTGATTTTGAGTTGCGCTTAAAAGGTGTCTTGAAGCAGCTTAAAGACACGCCTAACGGCATTTTGTTTATCGATGAGATCCATACCATCATTGGCGCGGGTTCGGCTTCTGGCGGCACCCTGGATGCCTCCAATCTCTTGAAGCCGGCACTGTCGAATGGTCAGCTCAAATGCATAGGAGCGACGACTTACACCGAATACCGCGGTGTGTTTGAAAAAGATCACGCTTTGGCACGTCGTTTCCAAAAAATTGATGTCAATGAGCCGACCATAGAGCAAACCGTGCAGATTTTGCGTGGCTTGAAGTCTAAGTTCGAAGAGCATCACAACGTCAAATACACGGCTTCGGCTTTGACTACCGCTGCTGAATTGTCGGCGCGCTTTATTAATGACCGGCATTTGCCAGATAAAGCGATTGATGTGATCGATGAGGCTGGTGCTGCTCAGCGGATTTTGCCTAAGTCCAAGCAAAAGAAAACGATCGGTAAAGCAGATATTGAAGACATCATCGCTAAGATCGCCCGTATCCCGCCACAAACGGTGAATCAGGATGATCGCAGCAAGTTGCAGACCATCGATAGAGATCTCAAGAACGTCGTATTTGGACAAGAGCCTGCGATTGAAGCGCTGGCTTCCTCGATCAAGATGGCGCGTGCCGGTTTGGGTAAAACCGATAAGCCAATCGGTTCCTTCTTGTTCTCCGGTCCTACCGGCGTCGGCAAAACCGAGGTCGCCAAGCAATTGGCCTTTACCTTAGGAATAGAGCTGATACGCTTCGATATGTCGGAATACATGGAACGTCATGCGGTCAGTCGGCTGATCGGTGCGCCACCAGGCTATGTTGGCTTTGATCAGGGTGGTTTATTGACCGAGGCAATTAACAAGAAACCGCATGCGGTTCTGTTACTCGATGAGATAGAAAAAGCGCATCCAGATGTCTTCAATATCTTGTTGCAAGTGATGGATCACGGCACTCTGACCGATAATAATGGTCGCAAGGCGGATTTCCGCAACGTCATCATCATTATGACCACCAACGCCGGTGCTGAAAGTCTGCAAAAACGTTCTATCGGTTTCAATAGCAATAAAGAAGCTGGCGATGAGATGATCGATATCAAGCGCATGTTTACGCCTGAATTCCGCAATCGTCTCGATGCCATTATCAGTTTCCGTGCCTTGGATGAAGAGATTATTCTGCGGGTAGTCGACAAGTTCCTGATGCAGCTAGAAGAGCAGCTGCATGAGAAAAAAGTCGAAGCAACCTTTACCGATAATCTGCGTAAGTTCCTCGGTAAAAAAGGCTTTGATCCATTGATGGGTGCCAGACCGATGGCACGCCTGATCCAGGACATGATACGCAAGGCCTTGGCGGACGAACTCTTGTTCGGTAAATTAGTCAGTGGCGGTCGGGTCGTGGTCGATCTGGATGAAAAAGATCAGGTGAAGCTAGAGTTCTCGGAAGGGGATGCAGTTCCGCCCGAAGCTTCACAAGAAGTAGTTGAAGTGGAATAA
- a CDS encoding response regulator transcription factor, with protein MKLPSKIKLLLVDDHPLVRDGLKARLESIEHFEVVGEAGNQEDALQLALSMPIDLILMDINLGRSSGIQLTAELLKQHPQISVVILSMHDRAEYVTQAIEAGAKGYVLKDAPAEEIIKAINSVAAGVSYFSSGLKPEESSFKSSSPLTMREQCILESIATGKSNKHIARELDLSVRTVETHRLNIKRKLNIDGQADLIRYALSQVRL; from the coding sequence ATGAAGCTCCCTAGCAAAATCAAACTATTACTGGTAGACGACCACCCACTAGTGCGCGATGGACTCAAGGCCAGACTAGAAAGCATAGAGCACTTCGAGGTTGTAGGCGAAGCCGGTAACCAAGAGGATGCCTTGCAACTGGCATTATCAATGCCTATAGATTTGATATTAATGGATATTAATTTAGGTCGTTCCAGCGGGATTCAATTAACCGCCGAACTACTTAAGCAGCATCCGCAGATATCCGTGGTAATTTTATCCATGCACGACAGAGCCGAATATGTAACTCAGGCCATCGAAGCTGGCGCCAAGGGCTATGTCTTAAAAGACGCACCGGCCGAGGAGATCATTAAGGCCATCAATAGCGTGGCGGCCGGCGTCAGCTACTTTAGTTCAGGATTAAAACCCGAAGAAAGCTCATTCAAGTCTAGCTCCCCCCTCACAATGAGAGAGCAATGTATCTTAGAAAGTATTGCCACCGGAAAGTCGAACAAGCACATCGCCAGAGAGTTGGACCTAAGCGTGAGGACAGTAGAAACACACAGGCTCAATATCAAGCGAAAACTAAATATTGACGGCCAGGCAGACCTGATACGCTATGCGCTCAGTCAAGTGCGACTGTAA
- the clpS gene encoding ATP-dependent Clp protease adapter ClpS: MGNKHENSTILERQAQKLKPPSMFLVALLNDDYTPMEFVVAIIQEYFNKDRETAMQIMLKVHRDGKGVCGTYSKDIALTKVELVLTHARKAGHPLQCVMEEV; the protein is encoded by the coding sequence ATGGGAAACAAGCACGAAAACAGTACGATACTGGAACGGCAGGCACAGAAGCTTAAGCCGCCTTCCATGTTTCTGGTGGCACTGCTCAATGATGACTACACACCTATGGAGTTTGTGGTGGCCATCATTCAGGAGTACTTTAACAAAGATAGAGAAACCGCGATGCAAATCATGCTCAAAGTACATAGAGATGGCAAGGGCGTCTGTGGGACCTATTCCAAAGATATTGCCTTGACTAAAGTCGAGTTGGTTTTAACGCACGCCCGTAAAGCAGGGCACCCCCTGCAATGTGTGATGGAGGAAGTATGA
- a CDS encoding leucine-rich repeat-containing protein kinase family protein — MNTLAQLRSGQLHGLQRLDLACDLTEFPLEIYQLADTLEVLNLSGNALTNLPPDFSRLHQLRVLFCSENRFTHVPEVLGECPRLSMIGFKANQIIELPPAALTPALRWLILTDNALRSLPAELGDCRQMQKLMLSGNQLQQLPEQLANCSALELLRIASNRFSTLPDWLLRLPKLAWLAYADNPVCDVAEAIVLQREAGQFKQIDWDSLSLHQELGQGASGVIHQATWRQQNSQTNSDPALEQQVAVKLFKSAVTSDGLPECEMAACMSAGSHPNLIAVAGQVAGHPERSAGLVMQLIDPSYQNLAGPPSLASCTRDVYASDTQFTLETALRIATGIAAAVSHLHARGILHGDLYGHNILRNPQGDSLLGDFGAASFFALDEVVNAQALQRLEVRAFACLLEELIDRCVHGPTQQDCLLSLRTLQARCALEDCGQRPLFAEIALTLSDLRA, encoded by the coding sequence ATGAATACACTTGCGCAACTTCGCAGCGGTCAGTTACATGGCCTACAGCGGCTAGATTTAGCTTGCGACCTGACTGAGTTTCCGCTCGAAATTTACCAGCTGGCCGACACGCTGGAAGTTTTAAACCTGTCTGGTAATGCCTTGACTAACTTGCCGCCGGATTTCTCCAGACTGCATCAGCTGCGCGTGCTGTTTTGCTCAGAGAATCGATTTACTCATGTGCCGGAAGTGCTGGGCGAGTGTCCACGTTTGAGCATGATAGGGTTTAAGGCCAATCAAATTATCGAGCTGCCGCCTGCGGCATTGACGCCTGCGCTGCGCTGGTTAATCTTGACTGACAACGCCTTGCGTAGCCTACCGGCCGAGTTAGGCGATTGCAGACAAATGCAAAAACTCATGCTATCCGGTAATCAGCTGCAGCAGCTGCCGGAGCAGTTGGCAAACTGCAGCGCACTCGAATTACTGCGCATCGCCTCAAATCGTTTTAGCACTTTGCCCGATTGGTTACTGCGCCTGCCAAAACTAGCATGGCTGGCGTATGCCGATAATCCGGTCTGCGATGTGGCTGAGGCGATAGTCTTGCAACGTGAGGCGGGGCAATTCAAGCAGATAGACTGGGATAGTCTGAGTCTGCATCAAGAACTGGGGCAAGGTGCTTCAGGCGTGATCCATCAGGCGACCTGGCGTCAGCAAAATAGTCAAACGAATTCAGACCCCGCGCTGGAGCAGCAAGTGGCGGTCAAATTATTCAAGAGCGCGGTGACCAGTGATGGCTTGCCAGAGTGCGAGATGGCAGCCTGCATGAGCGCCGGTAGCCATCCGAATCTGATCGCTGTCGCCGGTCAGGTAGCTGGACATCCGGAGCGCAGCGCTGGCTTGGTGATGCAGTTGATAGATCCTAGTTACCAAAATCTGGCCGGGCCGCCTAGCCTGGCCTCGTGTACGCGCGACGTCTATGCCAGCGACACCCAATTCACACTAGAGACTGCCTTGCGCATTGCAACCGGCATTGCTGCGGCGGTTAGCCATCTGCATGCCCGCGGGATACTGCATGGGGATTTGTACGGTCACAATATTTTGCGTAATCCGCAAGGCGACTCTCTGTTGGGGGATTTTGGCGCGGCCTCGTTCTTCGCACTGGACGAAGTCGTCAATGCGCAGGCATTGCAGCGCCTGGAAGTGCGCGCCTTCGCCTGCTTGCTGGAGGAATTAATAGATCGCTGCGTGCATGGACCGACACAACAAGACTGCCTGCTCAGCTTGCGTACACTGCAGGCGCGCTGCGCGCTTGAAGATTGCGGGCAGCGTCCCTTGTTCGCAGAGATAGCGCTAACCTTATCGGACTTACGCGCTTAA